From Penaeus chinensis breed Huanghai No. 1 chromosome 43, ASM1920278v2, whole genome shotgun sequence, a single genomic window includes:
- the LOC125048162 gene encoding myb-like protein W, with protein sequence MGCSRVVVTASLLILSVTAVTASRNKQVVVEYDNGDIGRYNETVILRGKVVQRNNHFSGCIEDFKKKRSAVIYNSANNTCILLPTLVTLKHEREVVKTGLDPGPYRQVSLQADSYAKRTRNLRKILGKNIMKFCKGKKLLLTHFEEVKKNVEDTYVGEDTIIRKENSRGFLPPRTRILFGVILSGSVTGTLTVTSNIDIDINIGSSSGSTGTSTTNTNTNTNTNNNNNNNNNNNGGSGSSSSSGNNNNNNNNNNNG encoded by the exons ATGGGGTGTTCTCGCGTCGTTGTAACTGCCTCGCTACTAATACTCTCCGTGACTGCTGTTACTGCTTCGCGAAACAAG caGGTCGTTGTCGAGTACGATAACGGAGATATTGGTCGGTACAATGAGACCGTAATTCTAAGAGGCAAG GTAGTTCAGCGGAACAACCATTTTTCGGGATGTATAGAGGACTTTAAGAAA AAGAGGTCAGCAGTGATTTACAACAGTGCCAACAACACGTGCATTCTCTTGCCAACACTTGTCACGCTGAAACACGAGCGGGAAGTAGTGAAGACTGGCCTCGATCCGGGACCTTACCGTcaa GTCAGTCTCCAAGCTGACAGTTACGCCAAAAGAACGAGGAATTTGAGAAAGATACTGggtaaaaatataatgaaattctGCAAAGGAAAGAAATTACTTCTGACTCATTTCGAGGAagttaaaaaaaatgttgaag ATACCTACGTAGGCGAGGATACCATTATTAGGAAAGAAAATTCCCGAGGTTTTCTCCCCCCGAGGACAAGAATTCTCTTTGGCGTCATTTTGAGTGGTTCTGTGACAGGGACACTGACCGTCACTTCAAACATTGATATTGACATCAATATCGGCTCGTCATCTGGGTCTACTGGAACCTCGACCACTAATaccaatacaaatactaataccaataacaacaataataataacaataacaataatggtggtagtggtagtagtagttcttctggaaataacaataataataataataataataacaatggttaa
- the LOC125048160 gene encoding uncharacterized protein LOC125048160 isoform X1, whose protein sequence is MCSTDFGMLDLLFDKDDPAVKGMEGFRNTMFSSTDKLSDCADIKEEVLESGTIDWKMSSDWDADELLRAVLDEGDVSSPRLNQQTLDSIGSLSGLGNCSALATPTLQGPDDMHALDDALDDLVGLPFHAVLDSGASDSGMSSDSSLDQQLSPLSGYSMSSPGSLADVGLGLGLPSPEAALDATSDVSSTSDLGSLGSASPHSSTMLAPPCSPETILGLEDFMHSDSGISSPVPDFVNPPTVSVPTVSPPAVSSPAVCLSSVTTPIVSSPAVCLPSVSAISTAPTIFTHTPVSVRTSCATATVSAAPNTAASATPTATQQVTATTAAPILRTVTVPAGASGVSSMGGQTIVVTQANKGGAPTAQLLRSGTVLKAGTQTSRSILLPVTVKDLNQVRTIKIISTGGGGGVAGRGVRTVVSTVRPPTSSSTLNTQSIRTALLSTVRAQDSKSLLKGSGAPTVLTTSGRPSAALSAHTSPTRIKVEPEEDDGDDEDDDDIPRNSFQQLTLSDEEKRLLKKEGIQLPSHYPLTKQEERELKRIRRKIRNKISAQDSRKRKKEYIDGLEDRVKACTEENQQLQKRIRTLEAQNESLLVQMRRFQSVLTGGGNSGRSQVNASTALMMLILSAALFIVPSVRQDAAGSDSDLSLPASKMPSAGHSRSLLEAGNGGLVPGALDVLEGVDDELPADLDSPQVLALTDHDYTPVAKRQRTNAKGINYFVPPLDDIGPQNGKVDAGGGFPPDDSSGTKLAARIVDAMVEHATNNYSDPGGQHGNKAQAVVVNLGQGKKRLRDDLELE, encoded by the exons TCGAGCGACTGGGATGCGGACGAGCTGCTCCGCGCCGTGCTGGACGAGGGCGACGTGTCGTCCCCGAGGCTCAACCAGCAGACCCTCGACTCCATCGGGTCCCTGAGCGGCCTCGGCAACTGCTCCGCCCTCGCCACGCCCACGCTCCAGGGCCCCGACGACATGCACGCCCTGGACGACGCCCTGGACGACCTGGTGGGGCTGCCCTTCCACGCCGTCCTGGACTCGGGGGCGTCCGACTCGGGCATGTCCAGCGACTCGTCCTTGGACCAGCAG cTGTCCCCCCTCTCGGGCTACTCCATGTCCTCCCCGGGCTCCCTCGCCGACGTAGGCCTGGGGCTAGGCCTACCATCTCCCGAGGCTGCCCTGGACGCGACCTCCGACGTGTCATCGACGAGTGACCTGGGTTCGCTGGGCTCCGCGTCGCCCCACAGCAGCACTATGTTGGCCCCGCCGTGTAGCCCCGAGACTATCCTGGGGCTGGAGGATTTCATGCACTCGGATtcgg GCATCTCGTCCCCCGTGCCCGACTTCGTGAACCCGCCCACCGTCAGCGTCCCCACCGTCAGCCCTCCCGCCGTCAGCTCTCCCGCCGTCTGCCTGTCCTCCGTCACCACCCCCATCGTCAGCTCTCCCGCCGTCTGCCTCCCCTCCGTCAGCGCCATCAGCACAGCGCCCACCATCTTCACGCACACCCCCGTCAGCGTCAGGACGAGCTGTGCGACCGCCACCGTTTCCGCCGCCCCCAACACCGCCGCGTCCGCCACCCCGACGGCGACGCAGCAGGTGACCGCGACGACCGCGGCGCCCATCCTGCGGACGGTGACGGTGCCGGCGGGCGCGAGCGGCGTCAGTTCCATGGGCGGCCAGACCATCGTGGTGACGCAGGCGAACAAGGGCGGCGCGCCCACCGCCCAGCTGCTGCGGAGTGGCACGGTGCTCAAGGCGGGCACGCAGACCTCGCGCTCCATCCTCCTGCCCGTCACCGTCAAGGACCTCAACCAG gtGCGCACCATCAAGATCATCAGcacgggcggcggcgggggcgtgGCCGGGCGCGGCGTCCGCACCGTGGTGTCCACCGTGCGCCcccccacctcgtcctcgacgCTGAACACCCAGTCCATCCGCACGGCCCTGCTCAGCACCGTGCGCGCCCAGGACTCCAAGTCGCTGCTCAAGGGCTCCGGCGCGCCCACGGTGCTCACCACCTCCGGCCGCCCGTCCGCCGCCCTCTCCGCGCACACGTCGCCCACCAGGATCAAGGTCGAGCCCGAGGAGGACGACggcgacgacgaggacgacgacgacatcCCCAGGAATTCGTTCCAGCAGTTGACCCTCTCCG ATGAAGAGAAGCGCCTCTTGAAAAAGGAAGGGATCCAGCTGCCTTCACATTACCCGCTGAccaagcaggaggagagagagttgaaacGCATCAGGCGCAAGATCAGAAACAAGATCTCCGCTCAGGATTCCAGGAAACGCAAGAAAGAATACATTGACGGACTGGAGGACAG AGTGAAGGCCTGCACGGAGGAGAACCAGCAGCTCCAGAAGCGCATCAGAACCCTCGAGGCGCAGAACGAGTCCTTGCTGGTGCAGATGAGACGGTTCCAGAGCGTATTGACGGGTGGTGGAAACAGCGGCCGTTCACAGGTCAATGCCTCCACAGCACTCATGATGCTGATTTTGTCGGCAGCGCTCTTCATCGTGCCCTCAGTCAGACAGGACGCTGCTGGGTCTGACAGTGATCTTTCACTGCCTGCGTCAAAGATGCCATCAGCAG GTCATTCCCGCAGTCTCCTGGAGGCTGGCAATGGCGGCCTCGTACCTGGTGCTCTGGATGTGTTGGAAGGTGTTGACGATGAACTCCCTGCTGACCTGGACAGCCCACAGGTTCTGGCCCTGACTGACCACGACTACACTCCAGTGGCCAAGCGTCAGCGCACCAACGCCAAGGGAATAAACTACTTTGTTCCACCTCTAGACGACATAGGACCTCAGAACGGAAAAGTGGACGCTGGTGGAGGGTTCCCCCCGGACGACAGCTCGGGCACAAAGCTGGCCGCAAGGATAGTGGACGCGATGGTGGAGCACGCAACGAACAACTACTCGGACCCAGGAGGGCAGCACGGCAACAAGGCCCAGGCTGTCGTGGTCAATCTGGGCCAGGGGAAGAAGAGGCTGCGGGACGATCTGGAGTTGGAGTGA
- the LOC125048160 gene encoding uncharacterized protein LOC125048160 isoform X2 yields the protein MCSTDFGMLDLLFDKDDPAVKGMEGFRNTMFSSTDKLSDCADIKEEVLESGTIDWKMSSDWDADELLRAVLDEGDVSSPRLNQQTLDSIGSLSGLGNCSALATPTLQGPDDMHALDDALDDLVGLPFHAVLDSGASDSGMSSDSSLDQQLSPLSGYSMSSPGSLADVGLGLGLPSPEAALDATSDVSSTSDLGSLGSASPHSSTMLAPPCSPETILGLEDFMHSDSGSPPAVSSPAVCLSSVTTPIVSSPAVCLPSVSAISTAPTIFTHTPVSVRTSCATATVSAAPNTAASATPTATQQVTATTAAPILRTVTVPAGASGVSSMGGQTIVVTQANKGGAPTAQLLRSGTVLKAGTQTSRSILLPVTVKDLNQVRTIKIISTGGGGGVAGRGVRTVVSTVRPPTSSSTLNTQSIRTALLSTVRAQDSKSLLKGSGAPTVLTTSGRPSAALSAHTSPTRIKVEPEEDDGDDEDDDDIPRNSFQQLTLSDEEKRLLKKEGIQLPSHYPLTKQEERELKRIRRKIRNKISAQDSRKRKKEYIDGLEDRVKACTEENQQLQKRIRTLEAQNESLLVQMRRFQSVLTGGGNSGRSQVNASTALMMLILSAALFIVPSVRQDAAGSDSDLSLPASKMPSAGHSRSLLEAGNGGLVPGALDVLEGVDDELPADLDSPQVLALTDHDYTPVAKRQRTNAKGINYFVPPLDDIGPQNGKVDAGGGFPPDDSSGTKLAARIVDAMVEHATNNYSDPGGQHGNKAQAVVVNLGQGKKRLRDDLELE from the exons TCGAGCGACTGGGATGCGGACGAGCTGCTCCGCGCCGTGCTGGACGAGGGCGACGTGTCGTCCCCGAGGCTCAACCAGCAGACCCTCGACTCCATCGGGTCCCTGAGCGGCCTCGGCAACTGCTCCGCCCTCGCCACGCCCACGCTCCAGGGCCCCGACGACATGCACGCCCTGGACGACGCCCTGGACGACCTGGTGGGGCTGCCCTTCCACGCCGTCCTGGACTCGGGGGCGTCCGACTCGGGCATGTCCAGCGACTCGTCCTTGGACCAGCAG cTGTCCCCCCTCTCGGGCTACTCCATGTCCTCCCCGGGCTCCCTCGCCGACGTAGGCCTGGGGCTAGGCCTACCATCTCCCGAGGCTGCCCTGGACGCGACCTCCGACGTGTCATCGACGAGTGACCTGGGTTCGCTGGGCTCCGCGTCGCCCCACAGCAGCACTATGTTGGCCCCGCCGTGTAGCCCCGAGACTATCCTGGGGCTGGAGGATTTCATGCACTCGGATtcggg CAGCCCTCCCGCCGTCAGCTCTCCCGCCGTCTGCCTGTCCTCCGTCACCACCCCCATCGTCAGCTCTCCCGCCGTCTGCCTCCCCTCCGTCAGCGCCATCAGCACAGCGCCCACCATCTTCACGCACACCCCCGTCAGCGTCAGGACGAGCTGTGCGACCGCCACCGTTTCCGCCGCCCCCAACACCGCCGCGTCCGCCACCCCGACGGCGACGCAGCAGGTGACCGCGACGACCGCGGCGCCCATCCTGCGGACGGTGACGGTGCCGGCGGGCGCGAGCGGCGTCAGTTCCATGGGCGGCCAGACCATCGTGGTGACGCAGGCGAACAAGGGCGGCGCGCCCACCGCCCAGCTGCTGCGGAGTGGCACGGTGCTCAAGGCGGGCACGCAGACCTCGCGCTCCATCCTCCTGCCCGTCACCGTCAAGGACCTCAACCAG gtGCGCACCATCAAGATCATCAGcacgggcggcggcgggggcgtgGCCGGGCGCGGCGTCCGCACCGTGGTGTCCACCGTGCGCCcccccacctcgtcctcgacgCTGAACACCCAGTCCATCCGCACGGCCCTGCTCAGCACCGTGCGCGCCCAGGACTCCAAGTCGCTGCTCAAGGGCTCCGGCGCGCCCACGGTGCTCACCACCTCCGGCCGCCCGTCCGCCGCCCTCTCCGCGCACACGTCGCCCACCAGGATCAAGGTCGAGCCCGAGGAGGACGACggcgacgacgaggacgacgacgacatcCCCAGGAATTCGTTCCAGCAGTTGACCCTCTCCG ATGAAGAGAAGCGCCTCTTGAAAAAGGAAGGGATCCAGCTGCCTTCACATTACCCGCTGAccaagcaggaggagagagagttgaaacGCATCAGGCGCAAGATCAGAAACAAGATCTCCGCTCAGGATTCCAGGAAACGCAAGAAAGAATACATTGACGGACTGGAGGACAG AGTGAAGGCCTGCACGGAGGAGAACCAGCAGCTCCAGAAGCGCATCAGAACCCTCGAGGCGCAGAACGAGTCCTTGCTGGTGCAGATGAGACGGTTCCAGAGCGTATTGACGGGTGGTGGAAACAGCGGCCGTTCACAGGTCAATGCCTCCACAGCACTCATGATGCTGATTTTGTCGGCAGCGCTCTTCATCGTGCCCTCAGTCAGACAGGACGCTGCTGGGTCTGACAGTGATCTTTCACTGCCTGCGTCAAAGATGCCATCAGCAG GTCATTCCCGCAGTCTCCTGGAGGCTGGCAATGGCGGCCTCGTACCTGGTGCTCTGGATGTGTTGGAAGGTGTTGACGATGAACTCCCTGCTGACCTGGACAGCCCACAGGTTCTGGCCCTGACTGACCACGACTACACTCCAGTGGCCAAGCGTCAGCGCACCAACGCCAAGGGAATAAACTACTTTGTTCCACCTCTAGACGACATAGGACCTCAGAACGGAAAAGTGGACGCTGGTGGAGGGTTCCCCCCGGACGACAGCTCGGGCACAAAGCTGGCCGCAAGGATAGTGGACGCGATGGTGGAGCACGCAACGAACAACTACTCGGACCCAGGAGGGCAGCACGGCAACAAGGCCCAGGCTGTCGTGGTCAATCTGGGCCAGGGGAAGAAGAGGCTGCGGGACGATCTGGAGTTGGAGTGA